One region of Ananas comosus cultivar F153 linkage group 9, ASM154086v1, whole genome shotgun sequence genomic DNA includes:
- the LOC109715350 gene encoding protein P21-like isoform X2 has protein sequence MATQTTLPLLLLALVPLAAASTFNVVNRCSYTVWGAASPGGGAQLNPGQSWTFNVADGTTGGRVWARTGCSFDSNGNGHCQTGDCGGVLACTGYGQNPNTLAEYALNQSGGLDYFDISLVAGFNVPLSFKPTSNGCTSGPSCAADINASCPAALRVPGGCDDPCTIFGTPEYCCPSGSSCNPTGYSKFFKGQCPQAFSYPDDYAGTTFTCPGNTNYQVVFCPQITDTTISIAVSIHARMPTYCMRVE, from the exons ATGGCCACACAAACCACTCTCCCTCTCCTGCTCCTCGCCCTCGTCcctctcgccgccgcctcgaccTTCAACGTCGTCAACCGTTGCTCCTACACCGTCTGGGGCGCCGCCTcccccggcggcggcgcccagCTCAACCCAGGTCAGTCCTGGACCTTCAACGTGGCTGACGGCACCACCGGCGGCCGCGTCTGGGCTCGCACCGGCTGCTCCTTCGATTCCAACGGCAACGGCCACTGCCAGACCGGCGACTGCGGCGGCGTCCTCGCCTGCACCGGCTACGGACAGAACCCCAATACTCTCGCCGAGTATGCTCTCAACCAGTCTGGGGGCCTCGACTACTTTGACATCTCCCTCGTGGCTG GGTTCAACGTGCCGTTGAGCTTCAAGCCGACGTCGAACGGCTGCACGTCGGGGCCGAGCTGCGCCGCCGACATAAATGCGAGCTGCCCGGCGGCGCTGCGGGTGCCCGGCGGGTGCGACGACCCGTGCACGATCTTCGGGACGCCGGAGTACTGCTGCCCGTCCGGGAGCAGCTGCAACCCGACGGGGTACTCCAAGTTCTTCAAGGGCCAGTGCCCTCAGGCATTCAGCTATCCTGACGATTACGCCGGCACCACTTTCACTTGCCCTGGAAACACCAACTACCAGGTTGTGTTTTGCCCACAG
- the LOC109715349 gene encoding protein P21-like produces MATQNTLPLLLLALLPLAAASTFNVINQCSYTVWAAASPGGGIQLDQGQSWTFNVADGTTGGRVWARTGCSFDSNGNGNCQTGDCGGVLACTGYGQNPNTLAEYSLDQSGGLDYFDISLVAGFNVPLSFTPTSNGCTSGPSCAANVNANCPAPLQVPGGCDDPCTIFGAPEYCCPSGSSCNPTQYSEYFKGQCPQAFSYPDDYDGTTFTCPGNTNYQVVFCP; encoded by the exons ATGGCCACACAAAACACTCTCCCTCTCCTgctcctcgccctcctccctctcgccgccgcctcgaccTTCAACGTCATCAACCAATGCTCCTACACCGTCTGggccgccgcctcccccggcGGCGGCATCCAGCTCGACCAGGGCCAGTCCTGGACCTTCAACGTGGCTGACGGCACCACCGGTGGCCGCGTCTGGGCTCGCACCGGCTGCTCCTTCGACTCCAACGGCAACGGCAACTGCCAGACCGGCGACTGCGGCGGCGTCCTCGCCTGCACCGGCTACGGACAGAACCCCAATACTCTCGCCGAGTATTCTCTCGACCAGTCTGGGGGCCTCGACTACTTTGACATCTCCCTCGTGGCTG GGTTCAACGTGCCGCTGAGCTTCACGCCGACGTCGAATGGTTGCACGTCGGGGCCGAGCTGCGCCGCCAACGTAAATGCGAACTGCCCGGCGCCGCTGCAGGTGCCCGGCGGGTGCGATGACCCGTGCACGATCTTCGGGGCGCCGGAGTACTGCTGCCCGTCCGGGAGCAGCTGCAACCCGACGCAGTACTCCGAGTACTTCAAGGGCCAGTGCCCTCAGGCTTTCAGCTATCCTGACGATTACGACGGCACCACTTTCACTTGCCCTGGAAACACCAACTACCAGGTTGTGTTTTGCCCTTAG
- the LOC109715355 gene encoding protein P21-like, with protein sequence MAAQNTLPLLLLALLPLAAASTFDVANNCSYTVWAAASPGGGIQLNPGQSWSYNVPDGTTGGRVWPRTGCTFNSTGNGHCQTGDCGGVLACTGSGQSPNTLTEYSLNNPGGLDYFDISLVDGFNVPLSFKPTSNGCTSGPSCAADVNAQCPAELQVPGGCGDPCTIFGTPEYCCPSPSSCNPTKYSKYFKSQCPQSFSYPYDDNSATFACPGNTNYQIVFCP encoded by the exons ATGGCCGCACAAAACACTCTCCCTCTCCTgctcctcgccctcctccctctcgccgccgcctccacctTCGACGTCGCCAACAATTGCTCCTACACCGTCTGggccgccgcctcccccggcGGCGGGATCCAGCTCAACCCGGGCCAGTCCTGGTCCTACAACGTGCCTGACGGCACCACCGGCGGCCGCGTCTGGCCTCGCACCGGATGCACCTTCAACTCCACCGGCAATGGCCACTGCCAGACCGGCGACTGCGGCGGCGTCCTCGCCTGCACCGGCTCCGGACAGAGCCCCAATACTCTCACCGAGTATTCTCTCAACAACCCTGGGGGCCTCGACTACTTTGACATCTCCCTCGTGGATG GGTTCAACGTGCCGCTGAGCTTCAAGCCGACGTCGAACGGCTGCACGTCGGGGCCGAGCTGCGCTGCCGACGTAAATGCGCAGTGCCCGGCAGAGCTGCAGGTGCCCGGGGGGTGCGGCGACCCGTGCACGATCTTCGGGACGCCGGAGTACTGCTGCCCGTCCCCGAGCAGCTGCAACCCGACGAagtactccaagtacttcaaGAGCCAGTGCCCTCAGTCATTCAGCTATCCTTACGATGATAACAGCGCCACTTTCGCTTGCCCTGGAAACACCAATTACCAGATTGTGTTTTGCCCTTAG
- the LOC109715354 gene encoding protein P21-like gives MATQTTLPLLLLALLPLAAASTFNVINQCSYTVWAAASPGGGAQLNPGQSWTFNVADGTTGGRVWARTGCSFDSNGNGHCQTGDCGGVLACTGYGQNPNTLAEYALDQYAGLDYFDISLVAGFNVPLSFTPTSNGCTSGPSCAANVNANCPAPLQVPGGCDDPCTIFGTPEYCCPSGSSCNPTQYSEYFKGQCPQAFSYPDDYDGTNFTCPGNTNYQVVFCP, from the exons ATGGCCACACAAACCACTCTCCCTCTCCTgctcctcgccctcctccctctcgccgccgcctcgaccTTCAACGTCATCAACCAATGCTCCTACACCGTCTGggccgccgcctcccccggTGGCGGCGCCCAGCTCAACCCAGGCCAGTCCTGGACCTTCAACGTGGCTGACGGCACCACCGGCGGCCGCGTCTGGGCTCGCACCGGCTGCTCCTTCGACTCCAATGGCAACGGCCACTGCCAGACCGGCGACTGCGGCGGCGTCCTCGCCTGCACCGGCTACGGACAGAACCCCAATACTCTCGCCGAGTATGCTCTCGATCAGTATGCGGGCCTCGACTACTTTGACATCTCCCTCGTGGCTG GGTTCAACGTGCCGCTGAGCTTCACGCCGACGTCGAACGGCTGCACATCGGGGCCGAGCTGCGCGGCCAACGTAAATGCGAACTGCCCGGCGCCGCTGCAGGTGCCCGGCGGGTGCGACGACCCGTGCACGATCTTCGGGACGCCCGAGTACTGCTGCCCGTCCGGGAGCAGCTGCAACCCGACGCAGTACTCCGAGTACTTCAAGGGCCAGTGCCCTCAGGCATTCAGCTATCCTGACGATTACGACGGCACCAATTTCACTTGCCCTGGAAACACCAACTACCAGGTTGTGTTTTGCCCTTAG